One part of the Bacillus rossius redtenbacheri isolate Brsri chromosome 18, Brsri_v3, whole genome shotgun sequence genome encodes these proteins:
- the LOC134541438 gene encoding cytosolic Fe-S cluster assembly factor NUBP2 homolog has product MLDGVKHVILILSGKGGVGKSTISTQLALALKDSGYKVGLLDVDLCGPSVPYLLQLEGRDVHQCPEGWVPIYADKDQRLAVMSIGFLLKDRNDGVVWRGPKKTAMIKQFLSDVYWRDIDYLVIDTPPGTSDEHITVMENVRDLNCDGAVVVTTPQEVAIDDVRKELTFCRKTGIPVLGILENLSGFVCPSCTECTNIFSSGGGRALATLAGVPFLGSLPVDSRLGRCGETGRSCLAEFPESPAAGLFRALVARLAAPC; this is encoded by the exons ATGTTGGACGGTGTTAAGCACGTTATCTTGATACTGTCAGGGAAAGGTGGTGTTGGTAAATCAACCATAAGCACCCAACTAGCCCTCGCGCTGAAAGATTCCGGTTACAAG GTGGGGCTACTGGACGTGGACCTGTGCGGTCCCAGCGTGCCGTACCTGCTGCAGTTGGAGGGCCGCGACGTGCACCAGTGTCCCGAGGG CTGGGTGCCGATCTACGCGGACAAAGACCAGCGGCTGGCCGTCATGTCCATCGGCTTCCTGCTGAAGGACAGGAACGACGGGGTCGTCTGGCGCGGCCCCAAGAAGACAG CGATGATCAAGCAGTTTCTGAGCGACGTGTACTGGCGGGACATTGACTACCTCGTCATCGACACGCCCCCCGGAACGTCCGACGAGCACATAACCGTCATGGAGAACGTCAG GGACCTGAACTGCGACGGGGCAGTGGTGGTGACGACGCCCCAGGAAGTGGCCATCGACGACGTGCGCAAGGAGCTGACGTTCTGCCGCAAGACGGGCATCCCGGTGCTGGGCATACTGGAGAACCTCAGCGGCTTCGTCTGCCCCTCCTGCACC GAGTGCACCAACATCTTCTCCAGCGGCGGGGGCCGGGCGCTGGCGACGCTGGCGGGCGTCCCGTTCCTGGGGAGCCTGCCCGTGGACTCCAGGCTGGGGCGGTGCGGCGAGACGGGGCGCAGCTGCCTGGCGGAGTTCCCCGAGTCCCCGGCCGCGGGGCTGTTCCGCGCCCTCGTGGCGCGCCTGGCCGCGCCGTGCTAG
- the LOC134541395 gene encoding cytokine-inducible SH2-containing protein-like codes for MRNEDKGVMQARHGGVLTAMQQTPLLVEVRGLALAGGHLVLPEDKHRRDHCPCPPQPSPSQPVALPPLHRHPAPSLFPWTAATQSAELDLERVSATQRRLRDSGWYYEGMSWRESEVALRRCAPGAFLARDSSDPRFLFSLSVQTERGPTSVRLHYVNGHFRLDAQPSIAHYMPLFECVVALVDYYVAASSQHRAPLSPARRQAIYKEQGLEHVWVDDQGHVYSHIRLAGPLRHREAPPSLGHLARLAVNRCLRRPFRPALPPPLPLPRPLLRYLDDYPYCF; via the exons GCCCGTCATGGCGGCGTGCTGACGGCCATGCAGCAGACGCCGCTGCTGGTGGAGGTGCGAGGGCTGGCGCTGGCCGGGGGCCACCTGGTGCTGCCCGAGGACAAGCACCGGCGCGACCACTGCCCCTGCCCCCCGCAGCCTTCCCCCTCGCAGCCCGTCGCCCTGCCGCCACTGCACAG GCACCCGGCGCCCTCGCTGTTCCCCTGGACGGCGGCCACGCAGTCCGCGGAGCTGGACCTGGAGCGGGTGTCGGCCACCCAGCGCCGCCTGCGTGACTCGGGCTGGTACTACGAGGGCATGTCGTGGCGCGAGTCCGAGGTGGCCCTGCGCCGCTGCGCGCCGGGCGCGTTCCTGGCGCGAGACTCCTCCGACCCGCGCTTCCTGTTCTCGCTGAGCGTGCAGACCGAGCGGGGGCCGACCAGCGTGCGGCTGCACTACGTCAACGGCCACTTCCGCCTGGACGCGCAGCCCAGCATCGCGCACTACATGCCGCTGTTCGAGTGCGTGGTGGCGCTGGTGGACTACTACGTGGCGGCCAGCAGCCAGCACCGCGCGCCGCTCTCCCCCGCCCGTCGGCAAG CCATTTACAAG GAGCAGGGCTTGGAGCACGTGTGGGTGGACGACCAGGGACACGTGTACTCGCACATCCGCCTGGCCGGCCCGCTGAGGCACCGGGAGGCTCCGCCCTCCCTGGGACACCTCGCGAGGCTCGCCGTGAACCGCTGCCTGCGTCGCCCCTTCCGGCCGGCGCTGCCCCCTCCCCTGCCGCTGCCGCGCCCCCTGCTGCGGTACCTGGACGACTACCCCTACTGCTTCTGA